From Corvus hawaiiensis isolate bCorHaw1 chromosome 13, bCorHaw1.pri.cur, whole genome shotgun sequence, one genomic window encodes:
- the LOC125332739 gene encoding uncharacterized transmembrane protein DDB_G0289901-like — MNPEVESRVESRGNLGRNLGWNLGRILRWNLGWNLGWNLGGISGGISGGNLGRNLGWNLGGESREDPWVESRGGISGGISGESRVESRVEFRGGISGGSLGGISGGNLGGESRVESRGNLGWNLGGESREEPRVESRGGISGGSLGGISGGNLGRILRWNLGWNLGRILGWNLGGGISGGTSGGISGGSLGGISGGISGGISGGNLGCNLGWNLGRNLGWNLGRILRWNLGCNLGGISGGSLGGISGGNLGRILGWNLGWNLGRILRWNLGGISGGNLGWNLGGISGGSLGGISGGSLGGTSGGISGGISGGISGGSLGGISGGNLGCNLGGISGGSLGGISGENLGRILGWNLGWNLGGESREDP; from the exons ATGAATCCAGAG GTGGAATCTCGGGTGGAATCTCGGGGGAATCTCGGGAGGAACCTCGGGTGGAATCTCGGGAGGATCCTTAGGTGGAATCTCGGGTGGAATCTCGGGTGGAATCTCGGGGGAATCTCGGGTGGAATCTCGGGGGGGAATCTCGGGAGGAACCTCGGGTGGAATCTCGGGGGGGAATCTCGGGAGGATCCTTGGGTGGAATCTCGGGGGGGAATCTCGGGTGGAATCTCGGGGGAATCTCGGGTGGAATCTCGGGTGGAATTTCGGGGGGGAATCTCGGGAGGATCCTTGGGTGGAATCTCGGGGGGGAATCTCGGGGGGGAATCTCGGGTGGAATCTCGGGGGAATCTCGGGTGGAATCTCGGGGGGGAATCTCGGGAGGAACCTCGGGTGGAATCTCGGGGGGGAATCTCGGGAGGATCCTTAGGTGGAATCTCGGGGGGGAATCTCGGGAGGATCCTTAGGTGGAATCTCGGGTGGAATCTCGGGAGGATCCTTGGGTGGAATCTCGGGGGTGGAATCTCGGGAGGAACCTCGGGTGGAATCTCGGGAGGATCTTTAGGTGGAATCTCGG GTGGAATCTCGGGTGGAATCTCGGGGGGGAATCTCGGGTGCAATCTCGGGTGGAATCTCGGGAGGAACCTCGGGTGGAATCTCGGGAGGATCCTTAGGTGGAATCTCGGGTGCAATCTCGGGGGAATCTCGGGAGGATCCTTAGGTGGAATCTCGGGGGGGAATCTCGGGAGGATCCTCGGGTGGAATCTCGGGTGGAATCTCGGGAGGATCCTTAGGTGGAATCTCGGGGGAATCTCGGGGGGGAATCTCGGGTGGAATCTCGGGGGAATCTCGGGAGGATCCTTAGGTGGAATCTCGGGAGGATCCTTGGGAGGAACCTCGGGTGGAATCTCGGGTGGAATCTCGGGTGGAATCTCGGGAGGATCCTTGGGTGGAATCTCGGGGGGGAATCTCGGGTGCAATCTCGGGGGAATCTCGGGAGGATCCTTAGGTGGAATCTCGGGGGAGAATCTCGGGAGGATCCTCGGGTGGAATCTCGGGTGGAATCTCGGGGGGGAATCTCGGGAGGATCCTTAG
- the NOX5 gene encoding NADPH oxidase 5, protein MGAAADAEWLRWVTKQFGNIAGKDREISLEEFKSALQVKESFFAERFFALFDSDGSGSLSLEELLGSLRLLLHGNSMEKLRFLFRVYDVDGSGSIDAEELRVVLRECLRESSMALPEERLGALSQALLQAADRDHSGSITFPELREQLEAFPEILENLSISAASWLRPPAPTERRLWPRCFSRDFWRERLCCFSRELRGARLCCLGAWAAVTALLLALGALRHRGRGPALALARGCGHGLNFNCALLAALMLRRSLTRLRSTPLAELLPLELHVRGHELVAYLVLALAAAHSAAHLAHSGLAQGPGQVALGEFVLRPRPGSGGVAGTAPQSGLALLALLLAMLVCSRPCVRRGGHFEVFYWSHLSYISVWLLLLLHGPHFWKWFLIPGSLFFLEKLLGWAWRRAGDLHILEANLLPSKVTHLVIQRPKSFHFQPGDYVFLNIPAIAAYEWHPFSISSAPEQPETLWLHIRALGQWTNKLYEYFQQLELRGPEPNPPGKSRRERRSRHWEQEGSQGGSVATGRDGAVELTAFRAPGAAFPGMDPEQGGSGPGQSRRSCSVKCYLDGPYGTPSRRIFTSEHAVLIGAGIGITPFASILQSIMFRYRRRKQSCPSCHFSWSEERRDEEMTLRKVDFIWITRDQQHLEWFLSLLSKLETEQAELEPGGKFLELHLYLTSALGKGDVKALGLQVALDLLAAKENRDSITGLRTRTQPGRPDWAKVFGKVAAEQRGKVRVFFCGSPGLAGLIRGHCRAFGFRFSKENF, encoded by the exons ATGGGAGCGGCGGCGGACGCGGAGTGGCTGCGCTGGGTGACGAAACAATTCGGGAATATCGCTGGGAAGGACCGGGAAATCAGCCTGGAAGAGTTCAAATCCGCCCTGCAAGTGAAGGAG TCCTTCTTTGCCGAGAGGTTTTTCGCGCTCTTCGACTCCGACGGGAGCGGCTCCCTgagcctggaggagctgctgggatcccTGCGCCTGCTGCTCCACgggaattccatggaaaagctCCGCTTCCTCTTCCGCGTGTACGACGTGGACG GGAGCGGCTCCATCGACGCAGAGGAGCTGCGGGTGGTGCTCCGGGAGTGCCTCCGGGAGAGCTCCATGGCCCTTCCCGAGGAGCGGCTGGGAGCGCtgagccaggccctgctccaggCGGCCGACCGGGATCACAGCGGCTCCATCACCTTCCCGGAGCTCCGGGAGCAGCTGGAAGCGTTCCCGGAAATCCTGGAGAACCTGAGCATCAG cgCCGCGAGTTGGCTGAGGCCCCCCGCTCCCACCGAGCGCCGCCTGTGGCCGCGCTGCTTTTCCCGGGACTTCTGGAGGGAGcggctgtgctgcttttcccgGGAATTGCGGGGGGCCCGGCTGTGCTGCCTGGGCGCCTGGGCCGCTGTCACCGcgctgctgctggccctgggggCCCTGCGACACCgcgggcgcggccccgccctGGCGCTGGCCCGGGGCTGCGGCCACGGCCTCAACTTCAACTGCGCCCTGCTCGCC GCGCTGATGCTGCGGCGCTCCCTgacgcggctccgctccacgcCGCTGGCGGAGCTGCTCCCGCTGGAGCTGCACGTGCGGGGCCACGAGCTCGTGGCGTACCTGGTGCTGGCGCTGGCGGCCGCGCACTCGGCAGCGCACCTGGCACACAGCG gcctGGCCCAGGGGCCCGGGCAGGTGGCCCTGGGCGAGTTCGTGCTGCGGCCCCGGCCGGGCTCCGGCGGCGTGGCGGGCACGGCCCCGCAGAGCGGGCTGGCGCTGCTGGCGCTGCTCCTGGCCATGCTCGTCTGCTCCCGGCCCTGCGTGCGGCGCGGCGGCCACTTCGAG GTGTTCTACTGGAGCCACCTGTCCTACATCTCCGtgtggctcctgctgctcctgcacgGGCCCCACTTCTGGAAGTGGTTCCTGATTCCCGGCTCCCTGtttttcctggagaagctgctgggctgggcgtGGCGCCGGGCAGGGGATCTGCACATCCTGGAGGCCAACCTGCTCCCCTCCAAG GTGACCCACCTGGTGATCCAGAGGCCGAAATCCTTCCACTTCCAGCCGGGGGATTACGTCTTCCTGAACATCCCGGCCATCGCCGCCTACGAGTGGCATCCCTTCTCCATCAGCAGCGCTCCGGAGCAGCCGG AAACCCTCTGGCTGCACATCCGGGCCCTGGGCCAATGGACCAACAAGCTCTACGAGtacttccagcagctggaattgCGCGGCCCGGAGCCGAATCCGCCCGGGAAGAGCCGGAGGGAGCGGAGGAGCCGGCACTGGGAACAG GAAGGCTCGCAGGGAGGATCCGTGGCCACCGGCAGGGACGGAGCCGTGGAGCTGACGGCATTCCGAGCCCCCGGAGCGGCATTCCCGGGAATGGACCCGGAGCAGGGG GGCTCCGGGCCGGGGCAGAGCCGGCGGAGCTGCAGCGTCAAG TGCTACCTGGACGGTCCCTATGGAACTCCGAGCCGGCGGATCTTCACGTCGGAGCACGCCGTGCTCATCGGAGCCGGCATCGGGATCACCCCCTTCGCCTCCATCCTGCAGAGCATCATGTTCCG GTACCGGCGGCggaagcagagctgccccagctgccactTCTCCTGGAGCGAGGAACGGCGGGATGAGGAGATGACGCTCCGGAAG GTGGATTTCATCTGGATCACGCGGGATCAGCAGCACCTGGAGTGGTTCCTCAGCCTCCTGTCCAAGCTGGAGACGGAGCAGGCGGAGCTGGAGCCGGGAG GGAAGTTCCTGGAGCTGCACCTGTACCTGACCTCGGCGCTGGGCAAGGGGGACGTGAAGGCGCTGGGGCTCCAGGTGGCCCTGGATCTGCTGGCAGCCAAGGAAAACCGGGATTCCATCACCGGCCTCCGCACCCGCACCCAGCCCGGCCGGCCCGACTGGGCCAAG GTGTTCGGGAAGGTGGCGGCGGAGCAGCGCGGCAAGGTCCGGGTGTTCTTCTGCGGCTCCCCGGGGCTGGCCGGGCTCATCCGCGGGCACTGCCGCGCCTTCGGCTTCCGCTTCTCCAAGGAAAACTTCTGA